The nucleotide sequence gggggggggggtctcggGACGACTCCTTCAAGGAAATATTTACAGTAAATGATCGTTTTTGGCGTATTTAACTACCTTTTTTAATGTATTCAATCATTGAACGATTTAAGGGGTGTGGGGGCGAAACCGTCTGTGGGACTTTGTATGGAGTAATGCACTCCCACGAGAGGAAGTCGGTGTCTTTAGACTGCTTTTCAATGGTGAGTTCATTGATTGGTGCATTATCAAAGAGCATTAATTTTAACGATAACAATCGCATTAATTATACGCAAGGCAGTGCCTGTATCAATAATCACGTTTTCATGAATATATCATGGCAATCAATGGCGTTTGAAACGAGCTACGAGGTAAAATCATCCCATAAATAATTGCTGACTTGAAAGGTTTCGAATCGAATCGCAAAGAGCGCTTTAATGGTAACATGATACCACAACAATACCTCAACACACAAGCATAGCTTAATATATTTAGTTCACGgccactaaacgccagctccaccaatTTACGGTGGTGCGAAAAAAATGGTGCAGCTGTGCCTTGCGTTTACTTCTACACACTTGAGTATGATTTATACTTTTATGGTGTATGTAAGCAACGAAGTGTACTTGAAATGCTAGCAGATTTCAAAATATGCATAAGTCCGATTCAGGAGAAAAGCTCTTGGCACCACAGTTCGCAatatattgaaacgaaatcaCAGCCAGCCTGCAGTAAAAGTGTTtgtacacggtaccacattctccgattttcgaaatatgtccgtttaataaaattatcaaataaaatatataacacattcACGTGGGTAGAGGTAAACACAGggcacagctgcaccacggaagtgtcgacagtgCACCACTGTTAattggtggagctggcgtttagtggccatgaattaaaatattaagcTATGCTTGTGGGCCGAGGTATTGTTGTGGAATCATGATAACATTAAAGCGCTCTCCGCGATTAGAAACCTTTCAAGTCAGCAATTATTTATAGGATTAtttggtggagctggcgtttagtggcCTTGTAGTTGCCAGTATGTGGaaatattatcttttaataCTGATAAGCTGTTGATGTATCCCATGACGTGATAAACAGTCCAATAATGTGGCTCTGCATAATGCATTCTGATGTATGTGGTATTGATTTGAGTGCAGTTGCAATTTTCAGACACAAAAGATGCATTACAACCTGCCCTTTAAGAGACTCGCTCATGATTTGGTACTATTTTTCCATGTTATGCAtctaacatttatattaaatagtgtaCGCTTTGAAACCAAAATagcagaaaaaacaacatttaaagtataaaaaataatctgcTTTTAGCGGGGTACGTATCAACGCCGGTACAGAAAGGAAAAGTAGAAATATGGCAACAAAACCTCCCACCCACAAGAACTCAAACTCGTTTTCAAGgatatttttgacattaaatgctttttttaaatcgcgttactaacgctattcaaaatcTTGGACTTCAACGACGATATTTGAGCATACAggtatatcaacatttgttgaagggttccagtcGTCAGTATTTTAGTTTCAACACTGGTAACACTGTTTTCCGTACCGCATACCACTGTTTTCCGTACCGCATACCACCCACTTGTGTACCGTTTACCACTCTCTTGTTTTCCGCGTACCACTCCCTTGGGTATTGCGTACCACCCTATTGCATACCACGTACCAGTCTCTTGCGTACCACCTACAGGCTTGTTTCGTATTGCGTACCGCTCACTTGAATACCACGTTCCACACGCTCGCACATTGCGTATACAACCTTTTTGCATACCACGTACCATCCTCTTGCTTCTTGCCTACCACTCTCTTGCTTATTGCGTACATCTCTCTTGAATACATAATGTCGCTTGCGTATTGCATACCACGTACCACACTTCTACGTATTGCGAACCACTCTCATGCATACCCCGTACCACCCTCTTGCTTATTGCGTACCATCCTCTTGCTTATTGCGTACACATCTCTTGAATAACACGTACGACTTTCTTGCGTATTGCGTACAACTCTCTTGCGTACCACGTAACACCCTCTTGTCTAGCGTGTAACATCTCACCAACCTCTTTCGTACCGTGTCACATGAATGggagttttattattattgttataagatgttaaacatgtatttatacagaGACAGCAAGTGGTGATCATCCATACTCAATATAGCCACTTATGACTGTGTGTTTTGCTCACTTAGGGAAACATGAAGGGGTTATTAGGTACTCCTCGAGATTGCGCCCAAGGGACAACTTTATTTGCCTAGACGTGtggtaaatgtttattttagtgtTAGCATTATAGTTTGTTTACTCATGGCATAAGCTGACGGAAATCAGTATATCGATAATCTAGCTGTTTCCTGTTAAAGATGTACAGTTGACCGGTACAAGACGCTTAAAGTTAACGAACCCCACACGACCATCCCATGCTACCTTCCAGGGTCggatccaggattcgacgttagagggggtgtaCCATAGGGGTGAAATCTTTTGCTTGCACCCCTTCCTCAGAATCGAAATCTATTTTGCTGGAAGCGtttgcggggggggggggggggggctactCCCTcaagaaaaaaattcttattcaaaatggtgcatttttgttgtattttattactttttttctcctatattgaaataaaatttaaacttgGGAGAGGTTAGGGCGAACACACTCTGGGGcgccccctggatccgctagtgccTTCCCACTTAGTGCCCGCAGTGACAATGACATATACGAAACATTCCAGAAAAGGATCAGCAGACACCGGAATTGTGTGAACACGGATGGAGATTACGTTGAAAAGGTTAACAAGGGACTTTAATTGTGACGTCAGCTGATGTCCACGACGTCGTTTGTGCTCCGGGTATTGCGTGATGGGTAGATTCTGTACATCCGATAATGGATTTATGTTTATTGCAAGcttttgatatttatacatttatgtttccaaatatgaaatatggtcatgctgattttttttgttaaaaataaccaGTACTGCAAAAGTTGTTATACAATTCCGCGAATTTATGTGACACCCCTCGTATgattaaatagttatatatcCTCGAATACATTCAAACGCTTGTGGTAAAGGACAAGACAAATCGATATATCGATGGCTTCAAGTCATTGATTTCATTACATTTCATGACATTTATACAATTCCCATAAATAACTAAACCAGACTCACAACATGCACTATGTATGTGCATTCAACTcgtgtatgttttattatttataagcaAGACTCTATAAACTGAAGCAAATGTTCACATAGGCAGACATTTttgttcaattgaaataaaatgtttaaattgtctGGGACAGGactttcaaccccaagactttttCAATtcttagacttttcaacccctacctggtTGGACTTTTCAACCTTTTTTTGAAGACTTTTTAACCCCTACCTGgttggacttttcaacccttttttgaagacttttcaacccctacctggtTGAACTTTTCAACCCTTttttgaagacttttcaacaactacttgaaatatatttattgctatATTAAAGACATGTTAGTTGTTTTTCGAGAAACTTGAAACTGCTTCAGtaacaaaatatgatttaaagaacATACACTCATCCATGAAACgtcaatttacatttttgttgtttacatttacatttacaatttgGTGACGTTCAACCAATTGTATTTTTCTCACTTGTGAACTAGACGTTCAACAACGTTGGAAAAAAAGTAACGTTTCTccgaagaaaaagaaaattggttgaacgtaaccactgtgtatACGGTACAATGCCGATATCCGGTGTACGAGGACAAACGATgcagtgaaaatgtaaacaataaaaagaatatCAAGAAATCCAGCAAcagcctgtttttgaaatcacaaaccattcagcttcaaatcCTATAAATATGGAAGGTAGCCAATAGCCTATGCTTTGAATCACTGTCACGtgtcaatttaaagaaataacgCACATAACAACGAGTATGCACTTCCGGATTTATGTCATTTGTCCTGCAGTCGCTGAATACCAAATTTCTGGTTCCCTTTTTATCCCATTCGTTCGCGTTCGTCTTTATGCTAATCGGCAAAGGCAtgctgttattttaaaattaagttttagCTCTCAATGGTATTATTACATTAAAGAAACTGTATAACATGTattagtagtagaagttgttgtgttgttgtattttgataaacacAGTAGTCAATTAAAGGTCAATTAAATCACTTCACATACAGTCGAAatccgttggctcgatattgcttggctcgatttcctcgttggctcgaaattGATGTAAAGAAcccattttgttttactctatgtaaacattcccgcttggctcgatatttgcgaggctcaaagtattctggccggtccctgggatatcgagcaaacgggtttcgactgtatgtcAATACTCATTTAGACGTAGGTATTAGTCAATGAATTGAAAGCAACTTAAAAAGGTGAGTCAAACATGAAAATGcactataattaaaaaaaaaccatttgGCATCAGCCTAAAGTGTGTGCCTTTAAAACGGTAATATGgagtataatataaaattttctTGTACTTTGGACGAACGTAAGGGTTGTGGTTGGTCCTTTGGTGAAGAGATTTCTAAAGAAATCACACtcggaacttctcggccattttccatcaaaaacaatgtacttcggtacatcagtagaagtaattaaataaaaataaaaaaatgaataatagttttaattaattggAGTGTTTTACCGtgtattattaagtttatattgATTGCCTTTGAAgtgtaatatttcataaataattatgattcacAAGAGTAAAATCATtaagtttaaaggggctgtactccgtatgatgaaatagcgacaacaaaaaagaaaattgtcgaagtgacataaaaatggtatcgatgtgtacaatgcattgaaacttactaactgaagtaccacatagtttacaattaatttacttttcgcagttttttcttattttctattaaaaatgattactaggtatgtctacctagtttAATATTCTAACCGTGTAGGATAAGCCTTCGCAGCACAGTGGATAAACACTGGACTgaaattttggcgacaccggttcgaacccggtctccgactcgattttttttacattttggtatttttttacaattatgatatcaaagagtaaaacattttattaattaattgtcctgagattcgtcacagaaaaaaaacttttttggtgccaagctggtgtatagtccctttaactaCTAAATTGAAActactacgcgatctacatgCAGCGAGGTTAAATattaagatttctgacattgtaccGCCAATATACTTTCGagtttgttttcgatgaaaattgCCCGAGGTATTCCGAATGAAGAAATCAAATGTTTTGCATCTCATCAGAGAATGTAGTATACAGATCCGTCTTCACGCCGCataaatttttttataaatccatctttaaggccaaataaaaaaaatgtcttgtttctggtcaccCGACCGACCCTACTTTTTACCCCccgaccgtttttttttttatagcgtAAAGAccgttttttattattagcGTAAAGTGAGCCGGGATTCCCGGTCCCGGCGCCGAAGAGTAAACCGCGCTATCCGACAGTAATATTATATTCGTGACGTGTTTTTTATACGGCCGTGTCGAAGATGGCTGGCCCTGCGCAGACGACGTCTGTTACGCATTTGATAGccataaaaatagacaaatgttCGCACTTCGACGGTTGTAGTGTCATTAAAGTTGCCCATtcgcaaacaacaataaaaagtcTTTTCATCGATTTACATGGCGAGCGAGAAAATGTCCGACTTGAAGCTAAATGTTCGGTAAGTTGTATGGTTGTTTAGATATCGTAAAAGGGCCatcgtaaaacaaataatgcctcGACCGAGAATAACAGTTTTGGCACCGAGATTTTCGTAATTCAAAAGACTatctatacacatatacaaggTTTATTTGAATCGGACGAATTAAGGCAAAATAATGCCGACGAAGCGTGAATCATTATGCTGAGTGAATGGATTTAAATACTTCGTCTCTCTCAAATACCGAACGtcatattaaaacgtttcatttttGGACCTtcgattttaatgttttaaaggattaaaattaattttctgtatGAAGAACCATTGACATTACACTTAGTAAGGTGCCCGATACTATAATTAAAGCAGATAGAAGAATGAAGGGGCGATCTCTTATCTGGGTTATTTGATCAGtttgcttttaataaataaagtaggaACTGTGGTCATTTAGATAAAAAGAGCTccagatataaaacatataaggTTATCACAGACATAGTTTTATGCATTGCATAAATCACTGAAtctaataaattgatattttgtctcTGTGATGTTTACCCTTTACCTCAGAAACCCTTTGGCATGCCTTTGCACACAGAGTAGACCCTGATAAGACATCTCAATGAGCTGTCTTATCAGGGTCAAATCTGTTTGCTTAACATAGTATGTTACAGATCTAAGTTTTCACTGTTTTGGCTATgaatgcatatatactatactactcaaaatttgCTAAGCACCAAAAAATGCCCACACCACTATGAAgtatgcatttaatatatttgcgatATGCTTATTGGATACGGTTTGGTGATGTATTGACATGATTACCAGTGTACACATAAGCGTCAATAACGGGTAAATCATTCGTGCATGGCATGGAAATGATGTACCCCTCGGTTTTCACGTTTTTTAGGTGCATTGAAAACATGTACTCGAAATGTGTAGGGTATTTAATCTTCACTTCGACTTAAAAATCTGAAGTTGTATGAGTTAATTATGGAAAACGGAAATGTTAGAAGACATTTGTCAAATGGAGAAATGTGGCGGGCAGTTGGGATGGTGGAACAAGGGGCTACCCATCGCCAGGTAGAGGAGGCCCTTGGTGTGCACCATACAGTTGTCACCAGGGCCTGGGCGAGGTTTCTTCAGTATGGTACACCACTTAGGAGACATGCTGGTGGGAGAGAAAGGGCAACAACTGCAGCTGAAGACCGTTTTGTGGTTATTCAGGCTCGCAGAAGTCGTCTCGCGACATTGCCTTTATTACACCAATCGGCGTGCAAGGGTGTGGCGGAGACCAGGCGAGAGATTCCATGCGGCAAACATTGCTGAACATGATCGCTATGGCGGCGGCTCCATTATGGTCTGGGGCGGGATCAGCTGGGATGGACGCACGGATCTCGTGGTCCTTAACCAAGGTACACTGACTGCCCATCGGTATCATATGAGATCCTGGATACCCAGGTGAGATTCTATGCTGGTGCAGTGGGTGATCAGTTCATTTTAATGGACGATAATGCCCGCCCCCATACTGCCCATATTGTACAGAGGTATCTGTACATAGAGGGTATAACACGTATGGACTGGCCAGCACGATCCCCTGACCTCAATCCCACCGAACACATGTGGAATGAGCTACAGGTTAGACTTTCAGCACGTCAGGTCCAACCAAGAAGTCTCCAGGAGCTTAGTGTTATGTTGGTCCAAGAATTGAACAATATTCCACAAAGAACCATCAGGAACCTTATAGGGAGCATGAGGAGGCGATGTGAAGCTGTTATTAACAGCAACGGGTCACATACCCGATATTAATCCTATACCAGCTTACAATATTCCTTTTTTAGcaaatttacaatatttcacattcaatcattttttttattttcaagggTCACCCTACTAAACTTCTAAAAAGTCACAGagaacaaaaaaaatcctttaaaaacTGTCGacatcattaaataaatcatctatctaaaagtataaatacttttcaaaactgTATTTCAAATGTAGTATAAGGTATGCATGTGTATAGTTTTGGTGCTTAGCAAACTTTGAGTAGTatatgagttatgagtggatttcacctatcggaatctggatttcacctcgatttccgatctatttttggaaaaaaatgaaaaattgctctaacttctttattttttgaccaatttcaataaaatttgaaatataaacccttcatgaggcactttctaatatgtatacaaaaaaaatttattaattaaaataactgagttctgagtggatttcacgttttgagtggatttcacgtgaaatccactggattcctatATCACCCCGCACCCCAAACGAGGGAATTTTGCCGCCACCGGTTGATGGGACATCcgccaaaggagtaattttgtGCCCAAAGGGCCGCGAAAAATGCGATGAATGACCTGTAGAGTGGTTCCACAGCTTTTGCTATAATAATTGGATATAGTTTAATTTTGATAGTCTTTGCCTTTTAGAAATTGGatagtacatgtatcttaaaaaCCATCTCTTTATCCTAATTCGCATCCCTTAACACGCATCACTGAATCCATCCACTCCATTGGCCGGTTATTTTTACATTCCAATCAAAATACTTGGATTCTAATCTtatcattaaagctgcactctcaataattgtcatttttgacatttcttttctGCGTTATATCTCatttaaatagtaaagttatctttgtttaaagacttcatttgaagcaaaacattgccttccaacgtaacatttatgacgtaatttatcacgtggtatactcACAACGGATAATGCTAAGCGAACATTGGTCATTATCAAGtatctgatgaatgagaatgagtATTTATTgagtatttaaagaaaaataaaacaaacaactgtTAAATccttacatttgtatttttcttatatacaaacattaataaTGTCAGTGTTTTAAGAACaacgaaataaatatattccaaaGACAATTTCTTTGGATTAATGGGACAATATATTCAACTTGGAGGTGCCAGGAGTAAACATCGTAAAGccagtttaaacaatataacgAGTTAATAGAACAGGAGCTGCTTCACAATATAAgtaatttaagaaaacattcaagtcctgattttaattaaaatggaaACATACGTAGTTTAATTCACAGACGATTTAAGAAAGATTGTGCGTAGTGTTACAAATTTAGTAATTATTacttaaaattgtgttttatgtctaaTTTGGCCGAGGTTGAAGTTATTTTAACGACGAGGCTGATGGTTCCATTGTCGTGGACTTAGCAACAGTTGTTACATAAAATCGATGTCTTTAGGATGAAAATCTTACTTCGAGTTATACCACAAAATGTTTAAGTGGACAGTTTAAACCACGTCCAATCGCAATTGGGCGTTTTGTTGGTTTCTGTCCGTCTGTGTCTTCTGCGTTTCCTTTAGCACAATGTGGAAACCGCCCGAGTCGCGGGTATAGTAGCCGTAAAGAGAGGCAATGGCGTCTAGGCAAGCCGCCAAGGGGATTATTAGGACATTCGCAAATATGAGAAGAATTTTCTTGAAGAGACCGTGCTTTCTGATACTGAACGACTTAATTGAACCAAACACGAACAAAAATAGAATAGTTCCACCCATACTTCCGGCAATGACGTTCATAAATACCGGAAGCGGAACTGGAAACACGATAGATAATggcaaatttaaaatatttccaaaaagaAGGAACCATCCTAGGTCCGTAGGGATCATACCCAGCTTACACTTTAGAGGAATTTCACTGCTGAGAAGTGTGTACACGTGACCAACAAACCAACGCTTTCGCTGTTTGATATAGTCTCCAATAGTGAATGGACTTTTTTCCCACATTTCGCCTTCAACGAAGTTGAACTTGTACCCTTTTCCCCATGCAATAAGTGCAAACATAACATCTTCGGCTACACTGCCCTTAGGGCCAAAGTCAAATCCGATATCCTTTTCGACGGATTCACGAACTATGATGTACGACCCCTTAAATCCCATTAAAGGGCAGCCTAACTTCCGGAATGAGAAACGCATCATTCCAAGATCAACAGACACGCGTACACTGTCCGCTAGGGTTGTTAACCAATTAACAATCTCCTCATTTGCATAAGAAATCACACCTTGTCCAATGTCACCTTCACCTTGAGTAGCAAAATTAGCCAATCCGATTGTCGAAGATTCTGTCAGCAGCGTTTCTTCATCTAAATGTATCACCCAGTCATCGTTCGACAAAATATTCACTGCGGGCTCGTTACAGTAATGTAGGGCGCGGGCTTTGAACAACGAATTATTCTTGGTTCGGTATTCATTTGGCACAACGAGCTCGCGGACTAAGGAAGATTTCGGGAGATTTAAAGCTTTGTCTGTGACaacttcaaacttgaaattatcCAGGCCAATCTTGTAGCAAGTTTTGATGTTTCTCTCCACGTTGGTTCTGACGAGATCCGGGTACGAACCCCTAGTGACCACCCGGAAACACATGAACGGGATTTTGGCCAGGGCAACTTTAAGGGTTGGAGGGCGGGGGAATGTGTTCATGGTGACTATGCCTGAAACGATTTGAACATAAACGATATTAACGGCAATCATTTGTAACATAGATGTGTGCtacttatcaaacaaaaaacggGAGAATCAGATCCAATAAGCAGTCTTTTTGCTCCTGGTGCCATAATAATATTAGTAGCCAGTTTAGTACACTTGCACAAATAATGAttcttatttgatataaaaaaaaaatgttaaagatgaAAGAAATACAATTCGTATATGCTGCCATATTGGATGCTAGTTGCGGAAGGACAATTCAATTTATATCATGTGTGCAAAGAAACTCACAAGGATATATCATCAGTGTATTCGAGTTTTATGTCTATCTTTAGTTACTGCTACATTTATTACGGTAAAATACctttaagggactagacacaagTGCAGAAGAAAGGACAATTgtcaaaattgatatcattgtgtacaacgcattggatcttatttactgatgtatcactTCGCCTACgatacatgtatctttcgcagtttttgcgtatttttcagTTGACTGGGGTTTTCTACCACGTAAAttccatttaatttaaaaacaagaaacgccgcaatgcgacgaaaccaggtttttaatgattgacagaagaacttcagcctgtgtctgtttttctattttagtaatgttcagtgaccttgaacctagggaccccaaatgcaatccattgaaaggtatccataaacttttcctttataccaagttgtgtcaggatatgtcaaccctaacttatgttattcagtttcaactgtttttctatttttagtaacagtgaccttgaccttgaatctagggacccaaaacgcaatcccatgaaaggtatccataaactcttactTTATACCtggtttagtcaagatatgtagaccctgactaaaattattcagtttcaactgtttttctatttttagtaacattgaccttgaccttgaatctagggaccccaaaacgcaatccccatgaaaggtatccataaactcttactTTATACCtggtttagtcaagatatgtagaccctaactaaagttattcagtttcaaccgtttttctatttttagtaacagtgaccttgagtctagggaccccaaatgcaatcccatgaaaggtacccataaactcttcctgtacaccaagtttagtcaagatatgtcatcccgaactaaagttatttagtttcaaccgt is from Mya arenaria isolate MELC-2E11 chromosome 9, ASM2691426v1 and encodes:
- the LOC128203351 gene encoding beta-1,4-mannosyltransferase egh-like, which gives rise to MTRFAACGKISRAGTRFSEQVTSLFYAIGSSIKHVLACALLVFCIYLVNLLFGTQADQSHLRPLEWYGRFWCIILYTMRCIPYLSVPFAITNLLGIVTMNTFPRPPTLKVALAKIPFMCFRVVTRGSYPDLVRTNVERNIKTCYKIGLDNFKFEVVTDKALNLPKSSLVRELVVPNEYRTKNNSLFKARALHYCNEPAVNILSNDDWVIHLDEETLLTESSTIGLANFATQGEGDIGQGVISYANEEIVNWLTTLADSVRVSVDLGMMRFSFRKLGCPLMGFKGSYIIVRESVEKDIGFDFGPKGSVAEDVMFALIAWGKGYKFNFVEGEMWEKSPFTIGDYIKQRKRWFVGHVYTLLSSEIPLKCKLGMIPTDLGWFLLFGNILNLPLSIVFPVPLPVFMNVIAGSMGGTILFLFVFGSIKSFSIRKHGLFKKILLIFANVLIIPLAACLDAIASLYGYYTRDSGGFHIVLKETQKTQTDRNQQNAQLRLDVV